Genomic DNA from Dermacentor variabilis isolate Ectoservices chromosome 6, ASM5094787v1, whole genome shotgun sequence:
CACCACCATTCAAATCATATGGGGCAGGCACATCGCGTTTTTGATCTTAAGGATGCCTTGGGCACCTATGTATGTGGACTGCACTGCTGTCGATTCCTTGACGGAGCATTGTGCACGCGCAGTTTGTGAACCATCCACAGATCTCCGCCATCCttgatgaggaggaggaagagagcTTGCACTTCCTGTCTAAGCTTGAGGTGGAAGAGTTTGAGGACATCAAGTCTGGCTACAGGATCAAGTTCTACTTTGATGAGAATCCTTACTTTGAGAATGATGTGCTCATCAAGGAGTTCCACCTTGGTTCTTCTGGTAAGTTGGTTTACATCAGCGTTGTAAGGTTTCGTTTGACAGGGTATGAGGCCAGAGTTCCTTTTTATAATAGAAAACATTTAAAATGGGACTTGGTTGTGTGAATGTAGCCCGTTGGCGCTTGTGTAGTCTGCTGCTAAAGCATAAAGCAATGTAACGGCATGAATTTCCAATGCCTTTCGTTATCTCATTGCTTGCTGTCCGCCTGCTCTCCATTTCTCATTTTGCGGTGGCTGCTGCAATTTCTGCGGGAGTGGGCTTAAAACTTTTTGTACGCAAAGAaacggacgaagaatagaagaaacacaaggacgagcttCTCATAGTTATTGAATGGTTTTTCTGGGTGAGTTAGTATTTCTATTCTTCAGGCAAGCAGTGCACAAGCTTCTTATTTTTTCACCGGTTtctttattatttgcaagtgaTAATTTGCCTAAGTAAGCCTTATCTTGCATCAATAACAAAGCCCAACCTTGCTATTCTCAGGTGCTATCAGCACTACACGAATCTTGATGGATTGGAGCATGTTAATAGCATCGGCAGTGCTTTAACCTTTTACCTTCTCTTAACGAGTATAATCATAAAATTTGTACCAGTGTAACCCATGATGACCACTCATCCTGTTGCATCTAGTTGCGATTCCTGACACTAGATGGCCACACTGCCATTTGTCTCACCTTTCAGTATATTGCTGCCTCTGACACCCCTGCATACAGCATGGTTGCCTCCTTTAAACGGAGCAGTCAAAGCGCACGTAAATGTATTTTGACGGCTCTTCATCAAACAGCTCTGTAAAGTTCTGCACGGAAACAGGAAGGGAGATGTTCTCATTTGGGGAGTCTGAATAGTGTGGAGCTGGTCTCTGCGCTGCACCTACTGTACAAAGACTGCTTACTAACTGCTTTAGGAGCTGCAGAAAAGTAGCCACTATTCATGTACATGTTTTTGCACCCTTAGGTCTTTTCTTTGTATTCTCTTCATAGTGTATCAAGCTCTGCAAAAGACTTCCTTGCAAGACACTAGGGCCATGCAGTGAAGCAGAACTTTCTTCTgcaatttgtgaaataaatggaACCCAATTCAATTGAAATAATCGTGCAGCTTTACACAAAAAGCTACAACTGAGTGAAAGAAAATGTCCGGTAAATTTGgtaaaacttaattttttttgcaatagggaaAGCGTTAAGGTGCACAAGTATTAGCAAGTTATGTTCAAGTGACAttgggcgcgatcggagatcgttgtttgAAACTCGTTCAGTATGAGTTCAGTTTTGCCTCGCACGATTGGCCTCGCTGCTGCAGCCTGGGCCAGTCGTGTGACGCAAAGCAATGCAAACTGAATGCATGTTTCAAACAATGATCTCCAATCATGCTTATGTCCTTAATTTGTGAGGGTCTGCAGTGGTAATCGAAAAGAAATGCCGGAGAGCAATTTTTGGTTGCAACCAGAGCACTCAGTGCCAATGCCAATAGCCTTGGCTCTATTTGTGGTGTTGCACACAGAAAGATTTGCAACCATCCTCTTGGATATTGCACCCTGTGCTGGTGCTTCATCCTCATTTGTGTTGCTACATGCCTGATGGGCACATTATCTTGTCAGGGTCTTTACAAAGCACATGCAAAAAATTTATTTAGCACAGTGGTGGGTGGTATGGTAAAGCACTTTTAACACCACATTGTCACGTGTGTGAGGGAATGAGCATGAAATCCTGAGTGACATTGTAACAGCTATTCCTTTGTGCAAGCTTTGGGATTGGTTGCGTAACTTTTCTCTCCACAGGTGTGGAAAAAGACAAGCACAGGGAAATTGTGCTTTGTGGTCAACAAAATTTTCGAGTGCAACACTTTTGCTTGACAGTATCGTAACTGCAGTTATTTAATGTTGCCGTAACGAAAGATATCTGCTCGACATGTTTGGTGAGCAGCAACATCCTCCTGCATGTCGCAGTTCCTTCAGACACTCAAAAGAGCTGCTTACTCACACACTAGTGTCCGGTATTGGCGGGTATCTTTTTTGCAAGTCAAGCCAGAAATTGGCCCCATGCACGCACCATGCACACACCGGTCTACTCATTCGCCTAAAATTTCACCGTGCGCATATCTTTCAACCTGTGCTTGTTGTGGCAGTGAATTGCTCCAGGCTGATCTTGTCAGTCTTTCCATGGTGTTGGCGTGGATTGAGCCTCCTCAGCAGCCGCTATTAGAAAAAACAGTTCTTTGATGTTGaaatttttcttgcttcttccAAAGCCAGGGTTTTAACCTAGCTTGCCATTGAATCATCCTGGTGGTACACAGCTGTTTAGAGTGAGGGCCTAAGAACACTGCCAAGCTTCCTACTTGGTCAAATTTTtacttttgaaaaaaatttatgtACTTAGCCAGATTAGTGGCAGACAAAGGTTTCCACCTGGTGTCTGGCGTCCAGATGCATGAAGAGGCAGTACAGTGTGGGTACTTAAGCTGATAGTGTCCGGTAGACATAAGCACCAGTAGTGACCCCATGACAGTGAACACTTTATACTTTTTTTATATATGCGCTTCACTGCATGGCAAATGTGCTTTACTGCAATGCATCCTCTGTGTTTGCTGCATAGCAGGGCTGTACTGTGGCGAGGCTGACTGTAAACATCCAACGGCAGGAATTTTCGGGGGCTTGAATATTTGGAATAGTACTAGTGCCATTCAAGCTGTATACCGACTGATTTGAATAGTGCAGTGTTAGATTTCTTTTGTACACTGGGAATGCTTTTCTAGCCTTCATTGCTTTTGTGTTTGCACGCACTTTGTCTACCTGGCACACGTGCTTTGCATTTGCAATTAATGCCTTAAAATAAAATGAGTAAATTGGTTAGCAAGTCATTTGATTTCTTTTCCCCTGTCTCGCCTGCTTGCAGTAGCTCAGTGACTGGCGTTGCATTGAGATCAAGGGTGGAACACAAATACACCATACCAAGTATTGCACGCATGTTAAAAGACCTCAGTTGGACAGAATGCACTACTAGAGTGCCTCATAATTGCTGGGTTTGGCATGTTAAGCTCCCTGAATGCAATTTTAATTTTTCTCCAGTCCTATAGCCCTTTGGAAATTGGGAGGGGGTGGGCCGACAATGGCGAACTGTTCACCCTTTGAATGTGTGGTTTTAGGGGACCCAGCATCCCAGTCGACGCCTATCAAGTGGAAGGAGGACATGGACTTGACCAAGCGGCACAAGCAGCGGCAGTCGCAGATGAAGAGCAGTCGCAAGAGGGCGCACGAGCAGCCGCGCACCTTCTTCAACTGGTTCACCGACCACGGGGATGCGTCTGCCGATGACATTGCCGAGGTATGCTCCCTTCATTCTTTCCCAAGTGTAGGCATTCATGGTGCTTGCTATTTTGTTTAGTGGCATGTGTTAGTAACTCATCATGGCACGTCTGCATGTCTTAACCAACATCTTTGGTGGTTTATGCGTACCTAGTGCAGTATCTGTGGCTCACCAAGAAATCTGCATCGCAGAGATTTACGGATTTGTTACAATGTGAACAGTTGCAGTAGAAACATTGGCTTACTTGCGAATCCGCAGCTAGCACTCTGTACCACGGCTCACTGCTCTGGTTTGCTTTTATGCTGTATAAATAGTCTTGGGCAGCTACCTCTATTGTGCCCCATGATGCTGTCCTCGGAATGTGCTGCTACTATCCAGGTTGCACATTCACTTTTTCCTGTTCACCAGTGTTTTCGGACACTGAGACCAAGAGTTGGTTATGACAGGTGCGGTGTGCTTTCTCCTGGTCATTTACTGTAAAAAGTTGCAATTTGCAATAATGAAAAGCGACAGGGAATGCAGAACAATTTGCTTTTGTGAGAATTTCGGTGCGGGTAGGCAGCACAGACAGGAAACACACTGCAAAATGAAAGTGAGATTTCACATGCATCAGCACTGGACGAACCAGTGTTCAAGCAAGATAGTTTCTGCAGTGCCGAGCATGCCGTTGCTAGTGTGTGTGTTGAACACGTACCTGTAGACGAGCCCAATGCTGTACCATGCGAACCCTCGTGGGAGCGATTGCATCTTCGAAAGTGATTGTCCTAGGAAATGGGCGTCATTTGGCAATTCCAGCGACGCCAAATATTTCCTCATGCTCATTCTACTGCGTGGTATTGAAACCGGTTTGCTTGAAATGGGGGCATTTCTCGGACGATCAATTTTGGGCACCCAATTCTGCCCCAGTACTCAATCACGGCTAAAATTTGGCAACCCATGCGTTGGCCGCCGCCTCAAGTGCCATAAACAAGTCCACAACAGAGGTCAAATATGGTAAACTTATGTGACAAATAGGTTAATGTCACTCAAGGTCCCTGTGAACTGTGAAATTGATAAGGTGCAGGTTTGCAGGTGTGCCAATACTGTTACGTGCATCCTGTGCAGGTGATCAAGGACGATATGTGGCCGAACCCCCTTCAGTACTTCCTTGTTCCGGACATTGAAGTCGAAAATGGACTCGAGGGTGATGAAGACGAGAGGTGAGTGCATGTCTTATATTGTTGTGGAGCTCGTCTTGCTGCTTTTTTAGTCATTGATTGCTGCCCACAACTTTTCTGGCACATTTGTGCAATAAGTGTTCCTCTTGCTTCTAATGCTTCGTTCTCAAGATGCCTGTAGCTCTTCAGTTGCAGGAACTTTTCAAAGGATGCTCGAATATTGTACCTTGCACATGCCGTCTGGGAATGTGAAGTATtgttgtacccgccgtggttgctcagtggctatggtgttaggctgctgagcacgaggtagcgggatcgaattccggccacggcggccgcatttcgatgggggccaaatgcgaaaacacccgtgtacttagatttaggtgcacgttaaagaaccccaggtggtcgaaatttcaggagtcctccactacggcgtgcctcataatcagaaagtggttttggcacgtaaaaccccacaattattatTTAAGTATTGTTGTGTAGAAAAATCAAACTTGAGAAGTGATTAAGCGCGTGGCTGCATTTGCTCTGTCCTGCCTGTCCTCCACAGGCATTTCCTGTAATCTGCTGTGCCTTTGGGGCTGTTTGATCGTTGCTTCTGTATTGCAGTGATGAAGAGGAGGGTGGCGATGCAGTAGTGGTCGTAGAAGAGGAAGGTGACGGGGATGAGGATGATGAAGATGACGAGGGGGAGGATGACGGTGGTAAGTGATACCATTCCTAATGTAACTGACATGATTTATGTATGCGCCACACAAGTAGCACTGGTAATTTCTTCTTAGTAATTGACAGCGAAAAGTGCTGTACACATACGCATTCACTTCTATTAATTCAGCTTCGTGGGAGTGGTGAAATAGACTCCAACttcattataacaaagttgaagaGTAGCCAAAATGACTTCATTATGCacattactttgttatatcaattATTGCCCTTTTGCTGCAGTAATGGTATGCACAACTGTAAACGTGCAAAAAAAGGCCGCTCGGCCGCACATGCGATTGAATTTTAGTGAAACATCAAAACTGCGTGTGCAATACACGACCTTTTAGCACCTGGCATACAGCCTCCTCCTGTTTTATTGTAGTCATCTTTCACGTCTGTTTTCCACTTGACTCGCTTGCATTGTTGTGAAACCGGTGAAATAGTGGTGAAGTCGAAGAGAACAGCTAAACACTGCACTGTAAACAAAGTCCATCGTATTCGAACTGCACTTGGAACACAACACAGTATGTCGACTACGCAGCTGGGGTGGTATTCTCGGTTGACCTACACAACATCCGGAGATTGTTTCACCCAAGATTTTGTAAGCTTGTCAATGTATTTGGCCAACAGAGATTGGCATGCTAAAGTGTTTATATTGCAGGAATTGCCAACTTTACAGCAATCTCCAGACATGGAAATCATGTCTAATTAGTAGCCAGATTTTAAAAATTCACAAGACAAATAAATCCGTTCCTAGCATTGTGTAGTACACACATGTAGCTACATGCAGCTGTTAAAATTACGTTAAAATTATGGTTCTATGTGCTCTGAAGATTGAGGTGACGCTTCAGAAATTTTAAAAAGCACCAAAAATTTGATTCCGAGCAAACTTGGAAAAACAGTGAGCTTATTTTTATAATAGAAGACCACAAAATATTTGAATACATGTAAGTGCTATTGCATTAGTAGCCTCTAGAAATGTCTGGCTAGTGCCACTAAGTTGATGCCTTCTGAGCACACGCTGTCATGTTTTCAGCACACGTATCCAGCTCATTTGTTCCAGCAGCAGTGTTGTCAATGCAATATAGTAGTACCGATTTTCGGTCAGTAGGAGCAGGAGTTGACGCTACTGCTTGAAGTTTTTGTTGAGCTTCGCTGTCAATGCACCGCATGTATACATGAGTGTGTGTATACATTACAGAAGTGTGGTAGAGAGTAAAATTGAAACTCTCTTGTACCTTTGCACCacgtcgcatgtgcacaatgcccctggagctccctgggtgtcgtcattttcattAAATTTGTTAAAGGAGGTCTTAATGAAGCTCAGAATACCCACTTCCCCCCTTCAATATGGGTGTGCAGCCAAGTTTAAAATTCTGCACGTGAACTATGGCAAATTGCATTCCACACACATCTTCGTAGAGACCTGCCAATGATCCTCGTCTTTCTCCCTTTTTTATTGCAGGGGACCTGGAAGGGGAAGGTGGTGACGGGGACGACTGAGCCTGGGAAGTGCGCATCAGGGGGTCGAAGGGGGCAAAAGGGGAGGACAGCTGTGCTGCCATCTGGCTCGTGGAGGGGGAGACAGCGCTCTCCTGCCGCCTTCATTCATTGAGTCATTCATCTCTTCACCCTGTGGGGAAGGGGggcctgacacacacacacaccacaacaAATATTACTCAGATGCGGGGGCAAGATGAGGTGGGCATACGCGCCGTGTGGAaacacatgtacacacacaaatacacaagtGACACACCTGCATGCATTACCTTCTctaccgccaccaccaccaaccACCGCCAGACCTCTCTTCTCTGACTTCGAGTCCCAGAAAGAGCATTTgttgtttcctttgtttttgtttttttttcctcttctttttacCACATGTGCATAGAATTCCATAACTTTgtttaagcatttttttttaactgtttttctctttgtcaaTAAGTTGCTCTTTCTGTTCTGCCATTataaaggaaggaaaggcagaaTTGGGCCACTTGGTTTTGGTTTGGTAGCATTAACCTGCCTGGACATAGGCAAGTGAGCATCTAGCTTGCTACTTATTTTTGTAAGCTATTGTCTACAGCAGATGTTAAAAATATCGGTCTGTTGTGGCATTCAATGCTATTGGCTTGTTCTTGCTTTTTGGGGGTCACGGTTGCTACAGCAGCCCTGAACTGGGAAGCGTGGCTCCGCCAGTACCTGCAAGGAGGGTTTTTCATTCCATGAGTTACAACTCTTTGAGACGGGGCAGGTGTGCCTGCTACCAAACCAAGACAAGCATGGGACATTGTCATGTACAAGGACTCGTTGGGGAGTCCACATATTTAGTTGTACTGCAGAGCTACTATAAGCAGTGTGGCTGGGAAGtggttttgtttccttttttcattGGCCTATCCCTTGTGGGAATTATAAAGCACTGGTCCCCACAACCTATCACCTAAACACGTCATTTGTCCCATTGCAGTGTAAATTTGACAAATATTTCGCCTTGCACACCTctgcgggaagaaaaaaaaagtggcatttCTGTTTTTCCGAAGTCCTTTCTTTCCCATTGTTTTGTTTTGGTTTATAAAAAAAATACTGAGAAAGAAATGACCTCCTCCTTTTCACAGTGTGAATTTTTATATTGGTGTAATGGTCATTAGTATAAAAATAAAAGCTTTCCATCCTCACTCCTTTCTGCTTTCTAGTCTGTtctctaaaaacaaaaaaaaattaagctttaAATGGATTGCAGTTGTAACCAAAGTGAACTACAAGAGAAAGTAATGTCTCGTAACTTAGGACTACATCCTCGCatttgctgcagtttttttttttttttttcttctcatgcaATATCTTTAAGCCTTAGATGAAGATGTTCTTGatccacctgccgtggttgctagAGTGGCGGAAAtgtgttggcctgctaagcacgaagttATAGGATCTAATcctggccatggtggccgcattgcAATGAGGTtgaaatgcaaaagcacattaaaaaattccaggtggtcgaaatcaaaTGATGGTTTTGAcacttaaaaccccatattttttttttcttgcatttccttgTGAAGGTACAGCACTGCAGAGAAAGGTTGTGCTGAAACAAGAAAATATGGGATTTTGCGCAATGGCTGTCTATTCTGGAGTGCAATGTCTAGAACTAGGCTTTTGATGTGGTCTAGAATTTTGTTGCAGTTAGACTTCAAACTTGGCACTGCGAGTATTGGCTGGTGCCCCTCATGGCAGCATAAACTTTCTACTGCATCCTGGTGTTTGCATCATAAGCCCTCGTATTGTATTCTTGGTAAGCAATTTTGTATACCCAAGAGCTTAGTGCTGTCTCTTACAAAACACCTAACGGCCTTCCAGGAGAGACTGTTTGAAAGGATTTTCCTTTTGATGTCCTTGTTGCTTCAGCTGCAATGTGTGCTTCTGTCAGCATTGTACCAAGATGCAAGCCTAAAGCTTTAGCCAAGCCAGGTAAACTTCACGACTGCCATTGCACGTCAGTGCTTAGCCAACCAATAGCGCTTGTTTTGTTGCTGCTCATTGCAGGGGTGTGACAGCACCACAAATTGCGTTGTCTTGATAAGATAGCGCATTTGTTACCCAAACACTTGACATTTGAAATTGTGCAGTGCCAAAAGTGCCCAGACTAGTTGCAAAAGTTTACATTTGCACTAGCTGTAGCAGAAAGTTGTTGCATTGGCAACCTGGAGTTTTGCAACCATCATTTGTGTGTTAAATGTTGCCAATCCTGTCGTGGAGGTGCAGGAAAGGCAAGCAAGCAACTCTGGGCACCCAGAGTTGCCTTTGCAATGCTGCTTGGCTCCTTTGGCCGTTTTCGTGGTAGGTCGGACTTTTGGCTAGTGCCTACTGTGGAGCTGC
This window encodes:
- the Set gene encoding NAP domain-containing protein SET, which produces MSTSAPAPKKAKKAEGSAASGDGDESRDYDAETQKALEEIDACQNEIDALNEKASEEILKVEQKYNKLRKPFFEKRNDLIKKIPNFWVTAFVNHPQISAILDEEEEESLHFLSKLEVEEFEDIKSGYRIKFYFDENPYFENDVLIKEFHLGSSGDPASQSTPIKWKEDMDLTKRHKQRQSQMKSSRKRAHEQPRTFFNWFTDHGDASADDIAEVIKDDMWPNPLQYFLVPDIEVENGLEGDEDESDEEEGGDAVVVVEEEGDGDEDDEDDEGEDDGGDLEGEGGDGDD